From Macaca mulatta isolate MMU2019108-1 chromosome 3, T2T-MMU8v2.0, whole genome shotgun sequence, the proteins below share one genomic window:
- the LOC144340074 gene encoding uncharacterized protein LOC144340074: protein MAEDKHCGHIQADPAQAGDSAVVEGLEPLFLRICSGSPVCSAFVLLQAPHPGLDPVHGSVSQDTGCAHNGSECPSDQPVHGLARVVPSVPAVQGGQEKRRTAWFQPCFCAGSPGEFPLFPHISLTRWDTPLHWRSGGVWPWMIFTLMVSMGHTTTTASATLAPQRHRSLRCCKAVPGLPASGC, encoded by the coding sequence ATGGCAGAGGATAAACACTGTGGTCATATCCAGGCAGACCCGGCCCAGGCGGGGGACAGTGCCGTCGTAGAAGGCCTTGAGCCCCTCTTCCTCAGGATCTGCAGCGGCAGTCCCGTGTGTTCAGCGTTTGTGCTTCTCCAGGCCCCGCATCCGGGTCTTGATCCCGTGCATGGGAGCGTTTCCCAAGACACTGGCTGCGCCCACAATGGCTCCGAATGCCCCAGCGACCAGCCAGTTCATGGGCTTGCTCGGGTTGTCCCCTCGGTACCAGCTGTGCAGGGGGGTCAGGAGAAGAGGCGCACGGCCTGGTTCCAGCCCTGCTTCTGCGCTGGAAGCCCCGGTGAGTTCCCCTTGTTTCCGCACATCTCCCTAACCCGGTGGGACACTCCTCTGCACTGGAGGTCTGGAGGGGTCTGGCCGTGGATGATCTTCACCTTAATGGTGTCCATGGGACACACGACCACCACCGCCTCCGCCACGCTGGCGCCCCAGCGGCACCGCAGCCTGCGCTGCTGTAAAGCCGTCCCTGGGCTTCCCGCCTCTGGCTGCTGA